A region of Hoplias malabaricus isolate fHopMal1 chromosome 12, fHopMal1.hap1, whole genome shotgun sequence DNA encodes the following proteins:
- the gpr156 gene encoding probable G-protein coupled receptor 156, whose amino-acid sequence MELRLNCSSECEAESCFIHPALGSSHSWEILLKLCSLATRVVEVQSRLLSPVLCAVAWTLLSCGILLALVFLIFTIRYKNNRIVKMSSPNLNVLTLFGSVLTYSSGFLFALDDRSPFETAGSRAVLQARVWTLCIGSSLVFGPILGKTWRLYRVFTQRVPDKRVIIRDIQLMGLVALLILVEVVVLTVWGLTDPIRCSRSVSAVVKVVELDVHYSLSQLDSCSSHFSDLWVILLSALKGSLLLYGTYLAGLTSNVSLPPVNQSLTIMAAVCLVTASTAVALPVSFYLYSWPNLVYSIVSGAIFICTTTINCLLFVPQLMHWRQFEEEENPHPSQMAKYFSSPSKSLRSMYSEDEIYYLLGENDSMKRLISEKNAVIDSLQEQVNNAKDKLLKLMSGPHPQDEGEMDSSTTNLNSCSTQTTVVTPEADPSPLRVSDTSSTAALSLPPLPSEPPVVTLYQRSPGRLLASDAAPSVPSPPLSPRSPDGASQNSQGSNLTRNTDDSQQKLNTVSACVGLGHSAAVNMTLNSVNQNKSQGSVPLSPAWTGPTQGDAAESNLPPGVTGAGRQGFVSSEQLQEILQDLSMDAVTSSHRPPSGQRRPSYPARDDLSSLITFSPLSPLSPRSPLNFYFPSISPYMMRKRRPPFHTSRTGPPPYYYPGSAPPGCRRGSVPSGQERPREQDSSSTFTNYTQPPDRVEEEEEEGDGAEGAGPRHESRLGRRCSRRARRGSSSVHHPKNVSASRTEETKATELYGYSDSESSSSEDYCYYHRPYCEACLHNPYASSSSSTSDTSDSEFEDLYPSSHPVVNFKEDLKPTFV is encoded by the exons ATGGAGCTCAGGTTGAACTGCAGCTCTGAGTGTGAGGCAGAATCCTGCTTCATCCATCCTGCACTCGGCAGCTCACACAGCTGGGAAATCCTGCTCAAACTCTGCTCTCTTGCCACG agagtgGTGGAGGTCCAGAGTAGGTTACTGTCCCCAGTTCTTTGTGCCGTGGCCTGGACGCTGCTCTCCTGTGGTATTCTGCTGGCCCTCGTTTTCCTTATTTTTACCATCCGCTACAAAAACAACAG GATTGTGAAGATGTCCAGTCCCAATCTGAATGTCCTCACTCTGTTTGGGAGTGTACTGACCTACAGCAGTGGCTTCCTGTTTGCTCTGGATGACAGATCACCCTTTGAGACAGCAGGGTCGAGAGCAGTGCTGCAg GCTCGAGTCTGGACACTGTGTATTGGCAGCTCTCTGGTGTTTGGACCAATTCTGGGAAAAACATGGCGTCTTTACAGGGTCTTCACCCAGCGGGTACCAGACAAGAGAGTG ATCATCAGAGATATTCAGCTGATGGGTTTAGTGGCTCTGTTGATTCTGGTGGAAGTGGTGGTTCTGACCGTGTGGGGTCTGACTGACCCGATCAGGTGTTCCCGCTCAGTCAGCGCTGTGGTCAAG GTAGTGGAGCTGGATGTGCATTACTCCCTGTCTCAGCTGGACTCTTGTTCCTCTCACTTCTCAGACCTGTGGGTCATTCTCCTCTCTGCACTTAAG GGAAGTCTGTTGCTGTATGGCACGTACCTGGCTGGACTGACCAGTAATGTGAGTCTGCCCCCGGTTAACCAGTCTCTGACCATCATGGCTGCAGTGTGCTTAGTTACTGCGTCCACTGCTGTGGCTCTGCCTGTGTCCTTTTACCTTTACTCCTGGCCGAACCTGGTCTACAGTATTGTGTCTGGAGCCATCTTCATCTGCACCACCACCATTAACTGTCTACTGTTTGTTCCTCAG CTGATGCACTGGAGGCAGTTTGAAGAGGAGGAGAACCCTCACCCCAGTCAGATGGCCAAGTACTTCAGCAGCCCCAGCAAGAGCCTGCGCTCCATGTACAGCGAGGATGAAATCTACTACCTGCTTGGAGAAAACGACTCTATGAAGAGGCTGATCAGCGAG AAAAACGCTGTGATAGACAGCCTCCAAGAGCAAGTGAACAACGCCAAGGACAAGCTGCTGAAGCTGATGTCTGGGCCCCACCCACAGGATGAAGGAGAAATGGACTCCTCCACCACCAACCTCAACTCCTGCTCCACCCAAACCACAGTGGTAACTCCTGAGGCTGACCCGTCACCTCTCAGAGTCTCAGACACGTCTTCCACTGCAGCTCTTTCTCTTCCACCGCTTCCTTCAGAACCTCCTGTGGTAACTTTGTATCAAAGAAGTCCTGGACGCTTGTTAGCAAGTGACGCAGCTCCTTCAGTTCCTTCTCCACCTCTGTCTCCTCGCTCTCCAGACGGAGCCTCACAGAACTCGCAGGGCAGCAATTTGACAAGAAATACAGATGACAGTCAGCAGAAACTGAACACTGTAAGTGCATGTGTTGGGCTTGGGCACTCGGCAGCAGTAAATATGACATTAAATTCTGTTAACCAGAATAAATCTCAGGGTTCAGTACCCCTGTCCCCTGCTTGGACTGGTCCAACTCAAGGAGACGCAGCAGAGTCCAATCTACCACCAGGGGTAACAGGGGCAGGTCGGCAGGGTTTTGTCAGCAGTGAACAACTCCAGGAGATTCTGCAGGACTTGAGCATGGACGCAGTTACCAGTTCACACCGACCCCCAAGTGGACAGAGAAGACCCTCATATCCTGCTCGTGATGACCTCAGTTCCCTTATCAcattctctcctctgtctcctctttcCCCTCGATCTCCTTTGAACTTCTACTTTCCCAGTATCTCTCCGTACATGATGCGAAAACGCAGACCTCCCTTCCACACCTCCAGAACAGGTCCTCCTCCTTATTATTACCCAGGCTCAGCACCTCCTGGCTGTAGGAGAGGGTCAGTACCATCTGGCCAAGAGAGACCGAGGGAACAGGACTCCAGTTCCACCTTCACAAATTACACTCAGCCCCCAGacagagtggaggaggaggaggaggaaggagatGGAGCTGAAGGGGCAGGACCACGGCACGAGTCACGGCTGGGGAGGAGATGTTCCAGACGAGCCCGGAGAGGGTCTTCTTCTGTACATCATCCCAAAAATGTATCGGCAAGCCGTACGGAAGAGACAAAGGCCACAGAGCTGTATGGCTACTCAGACTCAGAGTCCAGCAGCTCTGAGGATTACTGCTACTACCACAGACCTTACTGCGAAGCCTGTCTCCACAACCCCTATgcctccagcagcagcagcacctcaGACACTTCGGACAGTGAGTTTGAGGACCTTTACCCCTCCTCTCACCCGGTGGTCAACTTCAAAGAGGACCTCAAACCCACCTTTGTCTGA